The Candidatus Peregrinibacteria bacterium nucleotide sequence CGATTAAAATACGCATGTCCCAAAAGTTCTCCTTGAGAGCTCACCACGGGGAGAATTTCTCCATCTTCAAAATCAGAAGAGGACGCAACTGCGCCGGAAAAAATCCAGTGATGGAAATTTTTTGGAGATTTTTCACGGCCGGGTTTTAAGATAACATACTTTTTCACGAGCGCTATAGTACTTTAGTTCGTGATTTTTGGCGAAGGAACTCACTGCCTACGTATTTCTTTTTTTCTTTTCAGAAAAATAATAGATAACTGCACCAAGAACATTGAGAAAAATTATGATAAGTACCCACATAGTTTTGTCTTTCGTTTGATTCCGAATCGCATCAAGCAGCATTCGCAGCCAGAATATGAAACAAAATAGTCCGAGGAGAGTCATTCCAATGGAAACTGCCCAAAACCACCCCGGCATTTGGTCGCAAGGGATCTCTTTCCCATTTAATGTGCATGTGGCAGCCAACGCTGATGGGGCACTCATAAATAAAAACGTAAACATTGTTAATAATTTTTCTAAAAATTTCATGATTGGTAATAAAAATGTAAAAGTTGCTGACGTGAAAGATAAAACTTTTCATTGCTTTGCACAATTCGTTTTGTATGAAATATTCCGAAAACTTTACTTGCCATGAACGAATATTTCCCTTAGCTTCTTCATGCTCAGGTGTTCATATTTGTTGTCTCATATGTAATCCAATCTCGCCCTTTGTATGACGAATCTTCGCCAACAATAATCCCCATCTCATATATGATTCCTCAAAATACACCCAAAAAAACTTTAAAAATTTTCGGCTGGGCATCGTTTCTCAACGATTTCGGCTCGGATATTATTTTCCCGTTGTGGCCGATGTTTCTGACTTCGGTACTCGGAGCAAATATGGCTGTTTTGGGTTTTATTGACGGCCTCGGCAACGCTATCGTCTCTGTTTCACAGGCAATTTCGGGATACATCGCCGATAAAACAGGGAAGAGAAAAATCTTTGTA carries:
- a CDS encoding PLDc_N domain-containing protein translates to MSAPSALAATCTLNGKEIPCDQMPGWFWAVSIGMTLLGLFCFIFWLRMLLDAIRNQTKDKTMWVLIIIFLNVLGAVIYYFSEKKKRNT